The Fortiea contorta PCC 7126 genome has a segment encoding these proteins:
- a CDS encoding cytochrome c biogenesis protein, translating into MLENSASTESSWWSVPGRFLRREFLPVLTDLRLAIALLLIIALFSVSGTVIEQGQSPAYYQSNYPEHPALFGFLSWKVIQVVGLDHVYRTWWFLGLLILFGTSLTACTFTRQLPALKAAQRWKYYDEPKQFQKLALSAELDTGSLNSLTSILQKQRYKIFQEKDDLVYARKGIVGRIGPIIVHVGIVTILLGGIWGAMTGFLAQEMVASGNTFQVKNIIDAGPLATAQIPKDWSVRVNRFWIDYTPTGGIDQFYSDMSVLNNEGQEVDHKKIYVNEPLRYHGVTFYQTDWGLSAVRVRVNKSPIFQLPMAQLDTKGRGRIWGTWIPTKPDLSEGVSLLAKDLQGMVLIYDATGKLVDTVRTGMSTQVNGVTLKVLDVIGSTGLQIKADPGIPIVYTGFALLMAGVVMSYFSHSQIWALQKGDRLYIGGKTNRAQVAFEREILDLLNNLASKPKGVEV; encoded by the coding sequence ATGTTAGAAAATTCAGCGTCCACAGAATCAAGTTGGTGGTCAGTACCTGGACGGTTCTTACGACGGGAGTTTTTACCTGTACTGACAGATTTACGATTAGCGATCGCGCTACTATTAATTATTGCCCTTTTCAGTGTCAGCGGCACTGTCATTGAACAAGGTCAATCTCCCGCTTATTACCAATCTAATTATCCAGAACATCCAGCCTTATTTGGTTTTTTATCTTGGAAGGTAATTCAGGTAGTCGGGTTAGACCATGTGTATCGCACTTGGTGGTTTCTAGGATTACTCATTCTCTTTGGGACTAGCTTGACAGCTTGTACTTTCACCCGCCAATTACCGGCGCTTAAAGCAGCCCAGCGGTGGAAATATTATGATGAACCGAAACAATTTCAAAAGTTAGCTTTGAGTGCAGAACTAGATACTGGTTCTCTCAATTCTCTCACCTCAATCTTACAGAAACAGCGCTATAAAATTTTTCAAGAAAAAGATGATCTAGTCTACGCCCGCAAGGGAATAGTAGGACGCATCGGCCCTATCATCGTTCATGTGGGTATTGTCACTATTTTATTGGGGGGAATTTGGGGCGCGATGACGGGATTTCTCGCCCAAGAAATGGTAGCTAGTGGTAATACTTTTCAGGTAAAAAATATTATTGATGCTGGGCCTTTAGCCACTGCCCAAATTCCCAAAGATTGGTCTGTACGAGTCAATCGCTTTTGGATTGATTATACCCCCACCGGCGGCATTGACCAATTTTATTCAGATATGTCTGTCTTAAATAACGAAGGACAGGAAGTTGACCATAAAAAGATTTATGTCAATGAACCTCTGCGTTATCATGGCGTCACCTTTTACCAAACTGATTGGGGACTTTCTGCGGTGCGTGTCCGTGTCAACAAAAGCCCGATTTTTCAGCTACCGATGGCGCAATTGGACACCAAAGGGAGAGGACGTATTTGGGGTACTTGGATTCCTACCAAACCAGATTTGAGTGAGGGTGTGTCTTTGTTGGCGAAAGACTTGCAGGGTATGGTATTAATTTATGATGCTACCGGTAAGCTAGTTGATACCGTGCGGACAGGAATGTCTACCCAAGTCAACGGCGTCACTCTGAAAGTTCTCGATGTGATTGGTAGTACGGGACTGCAAATTAAAGCTGATCCTGGTATCCCCATAGTTTATACTGGATTCGCTCTCTTGATGGCGGGCGTGGTGATGAGTTACTTCTCCCACTCACAAATTTGGGCATTACAAAAAGGCGATCGCTTGTATATTGGTGGTAAGACTAATCGTGCTCAAGTAGCCTTTGAACGGGAAATATTGGATCTTTTAAACAATCTGGCTTCAAAACCAAAGGGTGTGGAAGTTTAA
- a CDS encoding YqaE/Pmp3 family membrane protein, translating into MDLVRILCAIFLPPLGVFLQVGFGLDFWINIVLTLLGYIPGIIHAVWVIARK; encoded by the coding sequence ATGGATTTAGTTCGGATTCTTTGTGCAATATTTTTACCACCTCTAGGTGTATTTTTACAAGTAGGTTTTGGTTTAGATTTTTGGATTAATATAGTCTTGACACTTCTTGGTTATATTCCGGGAATAATTCATGCAGTTTGGGTAATTGCCAGGAAATAG
- a CDS encoding diheme cytochrome c translates to MSNLVKRKTRDRYILILTVLAWSLAMGWLLAMASNAQGATTVAEIGTVDVVPAQYKLGQELYIENCSTCHLALPPAVLPTQTWRNLLQDSQHYGVQLKPLIDPPRVLVWKYLQIFSRPQRQDEETPYRVNNSRYFRALHPGVKLPRPSQINNCVTCHPSAGDYNFRRLSAEWE, encoded by the coding sequence ATGTCAAATCTTGTGAAGCGCAAAACCCGCGATCGCTATATCCTAATCTTAACAGTTTTAGCCTGGAGTCTAGCTATGGGTTGGCTTTTAGCCATGGCTAGCAATGCCCAAGGTGCAACAACTGTCGCAGAAATCGGCACTGTGGATGTGGTGCCAGCACAATATAAACTGGGGCAAGAACTATACATAGAAAACTGTTCTACTTGTCATCTGGCTTTACCACCAGCAGTCTTACCCACCCAAACTTGGCGAAATCTCCTACAAGATTCCCAACACTACGGTGTACAACTCAAACCTTTAATCGACCCACCGCGCGTCTTGGTGTGGAAATATCTGCAAATTTTCTCTCGTCCCCAGCGACAAGATGAAGAAACGCCATACCGGGTCAACAATTCCCGTTATTTCCGAGCTTTGCATCCAGGTGTCAAGCTACCGCGCCCCAGTCAAATTAATAACTGTGTTACCTGTCATCCGAGTGCTGGCGATTATAATTTCCGTCGTTTAAGTGCTGAGTGGGAGTGA
- a CDS encoding cytochrome c biogenesis protein CcdA, with protein sequence MLETLQTRLYELEQFANALVSQQLAHLSFVSVGIIFASGLLTSLTPCMLSMLPITIGYIGGYETKSRLQAAAQSMWFALGLATTLAGMGIVAASVGKVYGQVGIGLPIIVSIIAILMGLNLLEALPIQFPSLGETNWISPDLPLGVRSYLIGLTFGLVASPCSTPVLASLLGWVANTQDLILGAVLLLSYTAGYVAPLILAGTFTAAIKKLLELRRWSGWINPVSGVLLVGFGVFSLISRIPLGSF encoded by the coding sequence ATGTTAGAGACACTGCAAACTCGACTTTACGAACTAGAACAATTTGCCAACGCCCTAGTTTCTCAACAATTGGCGCACCTCAGCTTTGTGAGTGTGGGCATTATCTTTGCATCTGGCTTGCTTACTAGCCTCACACCTTGTATGCTTTCAATGCTGCCAATTACTATCGGCTATATCGGCGGTTATGAAACAAAAAGTCGCCTGCAAGCAGCAGCCCAATCAATGTGGTTTGCGCTGGGATTAGCTACCACCTTAGCAGGGATGGGAATTGTCGCAGCTAGTGTGGGCAAAGTTTATGGTCAAGTGGGAATTGGTTTGCCGATTATTGTCAGCATTATCGCTATTCTCATGGGACTAAATTTATTGGAAGCTCTACCGATACAGTTCCCTTCTTTGGGAGAAACGAATTGGATTTCCCCAGATTTACCATTAGGTGTCCGTTCCTATTTAATTGGGTTGACTTTCGGTTTAGTCGCTTCCCCTTGTAGCACACCAGTTTTAGCTAGCTTACTAGGTTGGGTTGCGAACACACAAGACCTGATTTTGGGGGCTGTTTTGCTACTTTCCTACACAGCAGGGTATGTAGCACCACTGATTTTAGCAGGTACTTTTACAGCTGCAATTAAAAAGTTACTGGAATTGCGGCGCTGGTCTGGTTGGATTAACCCGGTTAGTGGTGTGCTGTTGGTAGGTTTTGGTGTATTTTCTCTAATTTCTCGCATTCCTCTTGGCAGTTTTTAA
- a CDS encoding sucrose-phosphate phosphatase codes for MEHFLLITDLDYTLVGDDEAMVQLNQRLEQHRQRYGTKIVYSTGRSPFLYQQLRDEKSLLAPDVVICSVGTEIFYQDLDSPFLEWSHKLSQAWDKELVINILADFSILKLQPTSEQRPFKVSYFLPEAAADIIPEIKSRLLEAKLDIQVIYSGGKDLDILPSQANKGMAMTFVRENLEIDVDKTVACGDSGNDIALFADKKEKGIIVGNAQPELLHWHQAHPHQNRYLATAKFAEGIAEGLQHFGFLTS; via the coding sequence GTGGAACATTTTCTTTTAATCACAGACCTGGACTATACCTTAGTCGGTGATGACGAGGCGATGGTGCAACTCAATCAAAGATTAGAACAGCATCGTCAGCGTTACGGCACAAAGATTGTTTATTCAACAGGGCGATCGCCTTTTCTCTACCAACAACTGCGGGATGAAAAATCATTACTGGCCCCAGATGTGGTGATTTGCTCTGTGGGGACGGAAATTTTCTATCAGGATCTAGATAGCCCATTTCTGGAGTGGTCACACAAGCTTTCACAAGCTTGGGATAAAGAATTAGTCATCAATATTTTGGCAGATTTCAGTATATTAAAACTGCAACCAACAAGTGAGCAAAGACCCTTTAAAGTCAGTTATTTTCTCCCAGAAGCAGCAGCAGATATCATCCCAGAAATCAAATCCCGTCTGTTGGAGGCGAAATTAGATATCCAAGTTATCTATAGCGGCGGTAAGGATTTAGATATTTTGCCGAGTCAAGCCAATAAAGGTATGGCTATGACCTTTGTTAGGGAAAATCTAGAAATCGATGTAGACAAAACCGTAGCTTGTGGTGACTCTGGTAATGATATCGCTTTGTTTGCAGACAAAAAAGAAAAAGGTATCATTGTCGGCAATGCTCAACCAGAATTGTTGCATTGGCATCAAGCTCATCCTCACCAAAATCGTTATTTAGCGACAGCTAAGTTTGCAGAGGGAATTGCCGAAGGGTTGCAACATTTTGGGTTTTTGACATCATAA
- a CDS encoding YciI family protein, with translation MPTFVKIEAGKVEKTIFDQYVPAHKAYVQELIAKGHKAKTGYWAQKGGGMMLFEAASMDEAQNIVAGDPLVQNGCVSYHLYEWTIVVE, from the coding sequence ATGCCAACATTCGTCAAAATCGAAGCTGGGAAAGTAGAGAAAACTATATTTGACCAATATGTACCCGCCCATAAAGCCTACGTTCAGGAGTTGATTGCTAAAGGACACAAAGCCAAAACAGGCTACTGGGCACAAAAAGGAGGAGGGATGATGCTATTTGAAGCAGCTTCCATGGACGAAGCCCAAAACATCGTCGCTGGCGACCCCTTAGTCCAAAACGGCTGCGTCAGTTATCACCTCTATGAGTGGACAATTGTTGTGGAATAA
- a CDS encoding translation initiation factor, translated as MSNPHPRATDTKFVYQEFGNDNSPALERPIPELPPQQQNLKVQASRKGRKGKTVTVISGFQAKPETLTDLVKQLKTQCGTGGTVKDNEIEIQGDHKQKIMELLTKIGYKAKISGG; from the coding sequence ATGTCTAATCCCCATCCTCGAGCCACTGATACAAAATTTGTCTACCAGGAATTTGGTAACGATAATTCCCCAGCCCTAGAAAGACCAATTCCCGAACTACCACCACAACAACAAAATCTTAAAGTCCAAGCTTCTCGCAAAGGACGCAAAGGCAAAACTGTAACGGTAATTAGTGGTTTTCAAGCGAAACCAGAAACCTTAACAGATTTAGTTAAACAATTAAAAACTCAGTGTGGCACGGGCGGGACAGTGAAAGATAATGAAATTGAAATTCAAGGCGATCACAAACAAAAAATTATGGAATTATTGACCAAAATTGGTTACAAAGCCAAAATCAGTGGCGGTTAA
- the rplY gene encoding 50S ribosomal protein L25, translated as MPITVESQKRPEGSKPKALRRSGLIPANLYGHNGIESVSLVLNAKDVERLLKQAAPNKTEIVLSIPDLEWTGSTVLREVQVHPAKGTPYHLSFFAAKG; from the coding sequence ATGCCTATCACAGTTGAATCTCAAAAACGACCAGAAGGAAGCAAGCCGAAAGCTTTACGCCGTTCTGGATTGATACCTGCAAACTTGTACGGTCACAATGGTATCGAATCGGTATCTTTAGTACTAAACGCTAAAGATGTTGAGCGCCTGCTCAAACAAGCGGCCCCCAATAAGACAGAAATTGTCCTCAGTATTCCGGATCTGGAATGGACAGGCTCAACAGTGCTGCGAGAAGTTCAAGTCCATCCAGCAAAGGGTACCCCTTATCACTTAAGCTTTTTTGCTGCTAAGGGTTAA
- a CDS encoding 2'-5' RNA ligase family protein: MSRYFVALLPPQHIQDYANQVKQYFADKYASCGAQKSPPHVTLQPPFVWVDGDLPLLEACLQTFASEQNPILMTLDGYGAFAPRVIYLNVVKTAALVNLQADLMAHLASHLGIVDKVAQTRPFAPHMTVAFRDLTKPNFYASWAELEQRQLHFEFTVNSLTLLVHDGQRWCVQSELAMKNFTHGES; the protein is encoded by the coding sequence ATGAGCCGTTATTTTGTCGCCCTCCTCCCGCCACAGCACATCCAAGACTACGCTAATCAAGTTAAGCAGTATTTTGCTGACAAATATGCTAGCTGTGGGGCACAAAAATCGCCGCCACATGTGACTCTACAGCCGCCTTTTGTATGGGTAGATGGGGATTTACCGCTGCTAGAAGCATGTTTGCAGACATTCGCCAGTGAGCAAAACCCAATACTGATGACACTCGATGGTTATGGGGCTTTTGCTCCTCGCGTGATTTATCTCAATGTGGTGAAAACTGCGGCGCTAGTGAATTTGCAAGCTGATTTGATGGCGCATTTGGCGAGTCATTTGGGGATTGTGGACAAGGTTGCTCAAACTCGCCCCTTTGCACCCCACATGACAGTCGCGTTTAGAGATTTGACAAAACCAAATTTTTATGCTTCTTGGGCAGAATTAGAGCAACGTCAGTTACATTTTGAGTTTACTGTTAACAGTTTGACGCTACTGGTTCATGATGGTCAGCGGTGGTGTGTGCAATCGGAGTTGGCGATGAAAAACTTCACCCACGGTGAAAGTTGA
- a CDS encoding phasin family protein → MPGFGDIVQKAFYLGVGLASYASERAGGKLAELRSQVQKLADEMVAKGEMSTEEARRFVEDMMKQAQQPQASDSVTDKTPPAEPRRIEILEEEEEPTASSAPTDDADKLRQQVLELQEELKRLQRDQ, encoded by the coding sequence ATGCCTGGTTTTGGAGATATTGTACAAAAAGCTTTTTACCTAGGTGTGGGTTTAGCTTCTTACGCGAGTGAGAGAGCAGGAGGGAAATTAGCCGAACTGCGATCGCAAGTCCAAAAACTGGCAGATGAAATGGTAGCTAAGGGCGAAATGAGTACAGAAGAAGCCCGCCGCTTTGTCGAGGATATGATGAAGCAAGCTCAACAACCACAAGCATCTGATTCAGTCACAGACAAAACCCCTCCTGCTGAACCCCGTCGCATCGAAATTCTGGAAGAAGAGGAAGAACCAACTGCATCATCAGCGCCAACCGACGATGCAGATAAATTGCGTCAACAGGTACTGGAATTGCAAGAAGAGTTAAAGAGACTGCAGCGCGATCAATAA
- the nifJ gene encoding pyruvate:ferredoxin (flavodoxin) oxidoreductase: MDKTYATIDGNEAVARVAYKLNEVIAIYPITPSSAMGEWADAWSAESRPNLWGTIPSVVQMQSEGGAAGAVHGALQTGSLSTTFTASQGLLLMIPNLYKIAGELTSTVVHVAARSLATHALSIFGDHSDVMAARATGFALLCSASVQESQDFALIAHGATLEARVSFMHFFDGFRTSHEVQKVKLLSDDDLRSLINEDLILAHRARALTPDRPVLRGTAQNPDVFFQAREGANPYYNATADIVQRLMDEFGDRTGRYYQIYEYHGVADAERVIVIMGSGCETVQETVDYLNARGEKVGVLKVRLYRPFDVARFVAALPNSVKAIAVLDRTKEPGSAGEPLYLDVVAAICEAWGEKTFSSPLSPHLPTSPSPHLPISPPPHLPISPPPKIIGGRYGLSSKEFTPAMVKGVFDHLTSAKPKNHFTIGINDDVSYTSLNFNPNFSTESDTVVRAMFYGLGSDGTVGANKNTIKIIGEETDNYAQGYFVYDSKKSGSMTVSHLRFGKEPIRSTYLINKANFIGCHHWGFWERIDVLKAAATGATILVNSPYEADAVWEHLPTLVQQQILDKKLKLYSINANQVARASEMGRRINTIMQVCFFALAGVLPEKEAITKIKQAIEKTYGKKGAEVVKMNLQAVDNTLENLHEVEIKNGGMGGWGDGVKIPSPVSINAPEFVQEVLGKIMIWEGDDLPVSSLPVDGTFPSGTTKWEKRNVAEEIPAWDEDVCVQCGKCVMVCPHSAIRAKVYQPSELINAPPSFKSTDAKDRDFANQKFTIQVAPEDCTGCTICVNVCPAKNKSEPLRKAINMVQQLPLREQERKNWDFFLSLPNPDRKQLKLNQIRQQQLQEPLFEFSGACAGCGETPYLKLLTQLFGDRAVIANATGCSSIYGGNLPTTPWTTNAEGRGPAWSNSLFEDNAEFGFGFRLSLDKQAEFAAELLAKLEHGELAIPDDLVQSILNASQNSEADIWEQRERVEILKQKLDKISTTELNPYLKSQIQTLKSLADYLVKKSVWIVGGDGWAYDIDFHGIDHVLASGRNVNILVMDTEVYSNTGGQSSKATPRAAVAKFAASGKPAGKKDLGLIAMTYGNVYVASVALGARDEHTLKAFLEAEAFNGPSLIIAYSHCIAHGIDMTTGMNHQKSLIESGRWLLYRYHPDLQKEGKNPLQLDMRSPNQPVDKSMYQENRFKMLTKSKPEVAKQLLEQAQAEVDARWQMYQYLANK; the protein is encoded by the coding sequence ATGGACAAAACCTATGCAACTATCGACGGAAATGAGGCTGTCGCCCGCGTTGCTTACAAGTTAAATGAAGTTATTGCTATCTATCCCATCACCCCCTCTTCAGCAATGGGTGAATGGGCGGATGCTTGGTCTGCGGAAAGTCGTCCTAACCTCTGGGGTACAATTCCCAGTGTGGTGCAGATGCAGAGTGAAGGTGGAGCCGCTGGGGCTGTACACGGGGCGTTGCAAACTGGTTCACTGAGTACTACTTTTACAGCTTCCCAGGGGTTATTACTGATGATTCCCAACCTCTACAAAATCGCTGGAGAACTTACTAGTACTGTAGTTCATGTGGCTGCTCGCTCCTTAGCTACCCATGCTCTATCGATTTTTGGCGACCATAGCGATGTGATGGCGGCTCGTGCTACCGGCTTCGCGCTGCTGTGTTCTGCTTCCGTACAGGAGAGTCAAGATTTTGCTCTCATCGCCCATGGGGCGACCCTAGAGGCGCGGGTGTCGTTTATGCATTTTTTTGATGGCTTCCGCACTTCACATGAAGTGCAAAAAGTCAAGTTATTATCAGATGATGATTTACGATCGCTCATCAACGAAGATTTAATTTTAGCCCACCGCGCCCGTGCCCTCACCCCAGACAGACCGGTGTTGCGGGGAACAGCCCAAAATCCTGATGTGTTCTTCCAAGCCCGCGAAGGCGCTAACCCATACTACAACGCTACTGCGGATATTGTGCAACGCTTGATGGATGAGTTCGGCGATCGCACAGGTAGATATTACCAAATTTATGAATACCATGGCGTAGCCGATGCCGAGCGCGTGATTGTGATTATGGGTTCCGGTTGTGAAACAGTCCAGGAAACCGTAGACTATCTCAACGCCCGTGGGGAAAAAGTCGGTGTGTTGAAGGTGCGGCTATATCGCCCCTTTGATGTAGCTAGATTTGTGGCAGCCTTACCTAATAGTGTAAAGGCGATCGCTGTCCTTGATCGCACCAAAGAACCAGGAAGCGCTGGCGAACCTTTGTACTTAGATGTAGTCGCCGCTATCTGCGAAGCATGGGGAGAAAAAACTTTCTCATCCCCCTTATCTCCCCACCTCCCCACCTCCCCATCTCCCCACCTCCCCATCTCCCCACCTCCCCACCTCCCCATCTCCCCACCTCCCAAAATCATCGGTGGTCGCTATGGTTTATCATCCAAGGAATTTACCCCAGCGATGGTAAAGGGGGTTTTTGATCATCTCACCTCTGCTAAACCGAAAAACCACTTTACTATCGGTATTAACGACGACGTTAGTTATACTTCCCTCAACTTTAATCCTAACTTCTCCACCGAGTCAGATACCGTTGTGCGGGCGATGTTTTACGGGTTAGGCTCCGACGGAACAGTGGGTGCGAATAAGAACACAATCAAAATTATTGGCGAAGAAACCGACAATTACGCCCAAGGGTACTTTGTCTACGATTCCAAAAAATCTGGTTCCATGACCGTTTCTCACCTCCGCTTCGGTAAAGAACCGATTCGGTCAACTTACCTGATTAACAAAGCTAACTTTATCGGTTGTCATCACTGGGGCTTTTGGGAACGCATAGATGTACTCAAAGCTGCAGCTACTGGCGCAACTATTCTCGTCAACAGTCCTTACGAGGCTGATGCTGTTTGGGAACATTTACCAACTCTTGTTCAGCAGCAAATTCTTGACAAAAAACTCAAATTATACAGCATCAACGCTAATCAAGTCGCCCGCGCTAGTGAGATGGGGCGTAGAATTAACACCATTATGCAGGTGTGTTTCTTTGCTTTAGCCGGGGTATTACCAGAAAAAGAAGCGATTACCAAAATCAAACAAGCAATTGAGAAAACCTACGGTAAAAAAGGCGCCGAAGTAGTGAAGATGAACCTACAAGCCGTAGATAATACCTTGGAGAATTTGCATGAGGTGGAGATTAAAAATGGGGGGATGGGGGGATGGGGTGATGGGGTGAAAATCCCAAGTCCTGTTTCCATAAATGCACCAGAATTTGTCCAGGAAGTTCTGGGTAAAATCATGATCTGGGAAGGTGATGACTTACCTGTTAGTTCCCTCCCAGTCGATGGTACATTCCCTAGTGGGACTACCAAGTGGGAAAAACGCAACGTCGCCGAAGAGATTCCCGCTTGGGATGAAGACGTCTGCGTTCAGTGCGGTAAATGTGTCATGGTTTGTCCCCACAGCGCCATCCGCGCCAAGGTGTATCAACCAAGTGAGTTAATTAACGCACCGCCAAGCTTCAAATCAACTGACGCCAAAGATAGAGACTTTGCTAACCAAAAATTTACCATCCAGGTAGCCCCAGAAGACTGTACAGGCTGCACAATTTGTGTAAATGTTTGCCCAGCCAAAAATAAATCTGAACCATTACGCAAGGCGATTAACATGGTGCAGCAGCTACCTTTGCGGGAACAGGAACGGAAAAACTGGGATTTCTTCTTGAGTTTGCCTAATCCTGATAGAAAACAGTTGAAATTGAACCAAATTCGCCAGCAACAACTACAAGAACCTTTATTTGAATTTTCTGGCGCTTGTGCTGGTTGTGGAGAGACACCATATTTAAAATTATTAACACAACTGTTTGGCGATCGCGCTGTCATTGCCAACGCCACAGGTTGTTCTTCCATCTACGGCGGAAATTTACCCACAACCCCTTGGACAACCAACGCCGAAGGGAGAGGCCCAGCATGGTCTAATAGTTTATTTGAAGATAACGCCGAATTTGGTTTTGGCTTTCGTCTTTCTTTAGACAAACAAGCCGAATTTGCAGCGGAATTACTGGCAAAATTAGAGCATGGGGAATTAGCAATACCTGATGATTTAGTACAGTCTATTCTCAACGCTTCCCAAAACTCCGAAGCTGATATTTGGGAACAGAGAGAACGGGTAGAAATTTTGAAACAAAAGCTAGATAAAATCTCGACTACAGAGCTAAATCCCTATCTAAAATCCCAAATCCAAACTCTCAAATCTCTTGCAGATTATCTCGTCAAAAAAAGCGTCTGGATTGTTGGCGGTGACGGTTGGGCGTATGATATTGACTTTCATGGTATTGATCATGTCTTAGCCAGCGGTCGCAATGTCAATATCTTGGTGATGGATACAGAAGTATATTCTAATACAGGTGGGCAATCTTCCAAAGCCACCCCACGGGCAGCAGTAGCGAAATTTGCCGCCAGTGGTAAGCCTGCGGGCAAAAAAGACTTAGGCTTAATTGCCATGACCTACGGTAACGTTTATGTAGCGAGTGTAGCTTTGGGCGCGAGGGATGAACACACCCTCAAGGCATTTTTAGAAGCAGAAGCCTTCAATGGCCCGTCACTAATTATTGCTTATAGCCATTGCATCGCCCACGGCATCGACATGACCACAGGGATGAATCATCAGAAATCTTTGATAGAATCTGGAAGGTGGTTGCTGTATCGGTATCATCCTGATTTGCAAAAAGAGGGTAAAAATCCCTTGCAATTAGATATGCGATCGCCCAATCAGCCAGTAGACAAATCTATGTATCAAGAAAATCGCTTCAAAATGCTGACTAAGAGTAAACCAGAAGTAGCGAAACAACTCTTAGAACAAGCACAAGCAGAAGTAGATGCGCGTTGGCAAATGTATCAATATTTGGCGAATAAATAA
- the queF gene encoding preQ(1) synthase has translation MSNEQMKYGEREIAEGKLITFPNPRVGRRYDISISLPEFTCKCPFSGYPDFATIYITYVPDEKVVELKALKLYINSYRDRYISHEESANQILDDFVAACDPLEVTVKADFTPRGNVHTVVEARHQK, from the coding sequence ATGTCAAATGAGCAGATGAAATACGGTGAACGAGAAATAGCCGAAGGGAAACTAATTACATTCCCTAATCCGCGGGTGGGTAGGCGATATGATATTAGTATTAGCCTACCGGAATTTACTTGTAAGTGTCCGTTTTCTGGCTATCCGGATTTTGCAACTATTTATATTACCTACGTGCCTGATGAAAAGGTGGTAGAATTAAAAGCCTTGAAGCTTTATATTAACAGTTACCGCGATCGCTATATTTCTCATGAAGAGTCTGCTAATCAAATTCTCGATGATTTTGTCGCCGCCTGCGACCCTTTGGAAGTGACGGTGAAAGCAGATTTTACGCCCCGTGGAAATGTGCATACTGTGGTTGAAGCACGACATCAGAAATAA